The genomic DNA CCTCCACTTTTCCAATTAGTGTAAAAGAATGAACGTACTTATATCACACATAACCACACAATTAGTTTAAAATTCAAGAATTTACTTTTCACATTACAACTGTACAAAACCACAAGCATATAAACAGGGTAATACAAATATCATAACAACCAACATATCAAAAACAATATTCATTTCAGAATGTAcattatatacaatacatttcagaatgtacattatatacaatacatttcagaatgtacattatatacaatacatttcagaatgtacattatatataatacACCCTTTTTTGAatattgcatgcattttcttgCTCATAAGTCTTCCTTTACTGAcaaacaatacaagtaatacacaGTGCTTTACATTTGACATCAGTTCTGTCCAGCAAACAGACAAGACATATGCTGGGATTTAAGGGTAattgaataatttaaataaatagtttgttATTTGACTTGCCCTAAACAAATACACTATACATTAAGTAACAAAGACCAGCTCTTTAACGGtactttcaaaataataatgtgtacttctgtgtttacaaataaaatatatacataataacTACATTTGACTGTATTATTAGTGCTATTGTATCCGAATATTCAAAGGAAATAATGCCCATAAAAATGATTCAAAGTAAACATTGTAAACAGGTTTAAGGAATGTTTCTGGTGGCTGCGTTGGCCTTTATTTTGGGGTTTTCATGTCCTTCGTTGCACAGAAGTTTACTTTGAAGACCTAAAACATAATAACAGATTGAgaaagttaacaaaaaaaagcacaaatcgACAAAACATACTTTCGTTGTATTAGTCCTAGAGTCAAGCAAAATGTGATGCATTGATTGAGAAATCGATTTATACAATCAAACCGGTCAAATGACTGACTATGAATTCAATTAAGAATACCTTTTACATAATTGTatctgtatcttttttttattatgcacTGTACGCTATTCATGTTAAATCCTGGTAGTGCAATGCTTTACAGTAAGTGCATGTGTTATTTGCATAGTTCAGTAAATACTCTAAAATGCACAATGCATGTTTGATAGAACTGACATATGTAACATATATAACCATTTTTAtaaatgtcatattttaaaattgtatacctTTTCCTTAATGTGTTGATCAGATTCTGCACAAACTTAGATTGGGGATTGAGGCATCTCTGTTCTGCTGTACCCTTCAATGTCACACTATCAGAAAACAAAAGTTTGACAAAGTGttagaacacacaaaaaaagtaaaattccTCTATATTGCATTATTTGTTAAACAATGATTAATCACTAATTCACAATCTCACATAATTGTTTTCTTAaacaaaggaaaaagaaaaaaaatacgaAGCTACTCACATAATCTCTAGCCTTTGACACATTGGGCTTTTTGGTATCACTTCTAACTTCTCAATGTTTCTTCGACGCACAAAGTCATCCCCATCCCTAAGGCAAAAGCATCGTCCCTTTCCATACAGAGAAGTACCTGATGAACACAAAGAACAGAAATGAAGCTTTCTAAATACTGTGTGCAAAGAACAACTTCATTCACCATCACGTTATTACAAATAGTTCAAAAGTATCAAGGTCAAATGTGCCTTTGAATATATGTAATTCCTTAGAGACAGCactgttttaaacaaataaatggtGGCTGTGTTTGGATCCACTGACAGTTTGATAAACCTGTGTCCTCACATAcagtttacataaaaaaatgcaattgaaTCTGCAGTACTGTATAGTCCTACATTGTCCTACATATGTCAATACAAAAGTTCAGTGATTTCCACAGGTCAGTTACAAGTCAtacaatttctaaaaaaaaaaaaaaaaaaaaaaaattgtaataacaTAATTATTGTCTGTAATTCAAATGTATTAACATATAAACAAGTATACCACTGCTACTACTATGATTCATACTTAACCCTGACATTAAAATGaattaatcacattttaaaataccacCAATAATATCCTGATGTATCCTGGTGAGTTCAATATGCTGCATGCATAATATTATTTGGATTACTgatacttattttaaagtgtatccCAAATAGCATTATTACTATCTGATAATCCTGTACAGTGCAATTATGATTGTTATATTACTAAGTAATATTGATCTGCTTGTATGAACCCTATCAATGGCATAATACCAAACCTCAATACAAACAGTTGTACAAAGACATTATTTGTTAAGGTCATTTGAttaccttttatttgtatttattttttactataaatttaacaaaaacacaattctttAAATTCAAAACCCGTCCTGTTCTTGAATGTGTTCTAGTGCTTACCTTCCACAGCGACACACAACACAAAAGAAATAAAGACGAGGGTTGCAGTGGAGTTCATTGTGGTTTTGTtcgaaggttgtttttttttgtatctgtactCAGATGTCTTGAGTCAATTTAAGTGTAGTACTTGTTAGAAAGTGTGGTTCAATATATACTGTCTAGAAATGCTCAGTATCCAATCAGTGAAAGGCTGGCAAGGAGTGTCCCGTGTCTTGGGAAGTTCCCTTACAAAGTGGTTTCCTTTTCATATAGTGAATCTTTTAGAAGAAATTGCAGGGTTTTAAAAGAAATCCAGTGTTTTTGCTGACTACCAGAAACATAAGTCACAAATAGTGTACCATAAGATTTCATAAAAAAATGAGTACTAATTTTATGGGCTAATTTCTTATCAGAAATCATTTTTCTACACAAAGCAGGAGTGTAACTTACTGCATCCAAATACGAAGTtactgtaattgaatatgtttttaatatattgcaTACCCGTACACATTGGCTGAGACCACAGTTTGTAATATGTCGttcattactgtatttatttacttattttggaCAGCTTTGTTCATAATTTAAGCAGTTTAGTAATAATTCAGATTCGTGTTGATGCAATATCTCATCTCCATCGTACTGTGCTCTTACAAATGAACAAACAGAAGCATTTGAAAGGAGGCATGTACATACCATGCTGGAATAAACAGTATTTAACCTTTTCGAAcatgaaaataatgttttgtaaaCTCTTTTTATATTGATAATTATTACTGTAGTTGAATCTTTTATTACTGAATTTAAAATCTTTCTAGCCTTGCCCCTCaccaccaccccacccccccacaccgGGGCCTCGATCATATATTATGCTTCAGGCCCACCCCCAAATGTAAAAGTCTCTGCCCATGCATTTACAGTTTCGTCTTACAAATTACTTTACTGTTTTACTGATGATCTTGGGGTAGATTGACTGCACTAGAGTAGTGTATGAATAATAACTGTAAATACAGAGTGTGTACTGCTGCAAAAAAAGCTACCAATAAGCCCTGCAGCATCTACATTAAGATCCAGTTTTACTTTCAATCTCATTCCTGCACAAAAAGAAATACCCGCCTTCTTGGCAGTAACAAGTGCTCAGCTGTTTTCCATTTATGAGATCATACCACAGTTCCTAGGCTTGTAATACAGATGTTGTCATCCTGTAGTTTCCATGAAATCCAGTTCAGAGGTTTAACTTTCCTTTCTTCACACATGCTTTCAGTCTCAATCATTCTGCATAATTAGTTTACACATAAGCATATCAATTTATAATCACTTgcactttaatttatttatttgttttacacagGCTTAAGTGTTTGCTAAGCAAATTAATTATCAATCAGGCTGAGTTGGAAGTTCTGCTGGTTGAAATTCTACAAAGAAGAGCTTTAGTCCTCTCTCTGCCTATGAACCTATTTCAGTCTGTCTGTGGCATAACAATAGTGAATGAATGAAACGGCATGGTAAGATAGAAACAATAACTGGTAATATGGGTCTGGACTTAAATATTCCACAAGTATACGCTTGAGAAACAGGTGACAcactggattttatttatttatgtatttatttttacctgcGCTAGTACATACACAACTACACTATACAGATACAACGGGATTGTTGCCTGGCTCTGATTGGATATcagattccccaacctactcagcattgattggctgggtgctGTCAGTGTGGCACTAAACGCGCTTGCGCTGGGTTTTTTATTTaatcagaatcacacttttggTTAAGCCACTCCCTGCGCGCAGAAGcgattgactttaaccactgcgtttgcgattgcactcatttcatcagAATAGGGCCCTCTGTATTTAAAGTTATTATTCATACATTGCTGTAGTGATGTCAGTTTACCCCAAGATTAAAAGCAAAGTAAAACATGAACTATTATAGTTTCACTAAATAGGCTAACATAAATGCATATTATTTCATTCAAGTAATGTGTAAGACTGTGCTGCATGTGTCTACTGTAGGCATTGTATATTTGGTCTAAAGTGCAATTTGCACCAATTTTGTGAACTATTTGATGATTTAAGCTTTTGTATTctggtagtatttttttttctatagtgaATTAAAACAATTCAAACAAACGATTTCTCCCTGATTATTTCTTCTGTTATCTTGGcttcttttcaatgtttattgtttaggggctcataaaatactgtaataaacctCTCACCTGTTTGAGTACAtatttgactggggttcttcattggaacaccatgaaacctCTTAATTACACAACAGACGTCATCACTTATTGgttgtttctgaccagctgagctgaGAGTCCTCTGTGGTTGAATGGGACGGAGATACTAGTATCCAAAGTCAACAATAGGAAAGCGTCAGGTATGATTgacacaattaacacatttcatgatgtttcaataaagaacctTTATAGGCTCAGCACCTTACATtctttatatgtttttatttttattttttaatttttttatgtagcATATATGCGTTTCTggtagcttttatttatttatttttttagataggATTGTTTTATTTCATGCCCCCAAGTGCCCCATGCTGATAAACACTGATAttaccgtgtaacaaattttttttttttttggttcctgggtactaagtgttatttcctaattgcgtatgcctcaaaagtatagaaaatggctattattccccacaaactttgcttttgtgaccaggacagtgatattttgaaatttacctattttccagaacattccagatagattcagtactgagtaaacttggagtaacttctagaactttctagaactttccagtaatataaatagtagtataaatacaggggccttaagcccaccagtttagtttagttccagctgcctaagtggatacatatctgcatttttctgagatggcatcaaggtcataggagacttcaaaatggtggcattcctgatgggtctccaaggcggttttaccaagtttccctgctatctttgcctttgggacagcaggaacaccaaggcgcactactacaggcgggactggccacagcgggccgagttctctgtggggaggaacaacgtcaagtgggagccactggtggacccccggaacgtgctgatgccaccactgcacatcaaattgggccttatgaaacaatttgtcagagctctagataaggagtcggcagccttcaagtaccttcaagacttcttccctaagctgtctgaggcaaaggtcaaagccgatgtcttcgtcggaccacagataaagaagatcctggagtgcaaagaattccccaagaagctcactagtaaggagaaagcggcttggaacagctttgtcgcagtggtttggggcttcctgggcaatcacaaggccgaaaactatgtggagctggttgagactctggtgaagaactacggcacaatgggctgtaggatgtccctcaaagtccatatccttgatgctcatcttgataaattcaaggagaacatgggagtgtactcggaggagcaaggcgagcgcttccaccaggatatactggactttgaacgctgctaccaaggacagtataacgagaacatgatgggagactacatttgggggctgattcgtgaaagtgatttacagtataatcgtaaatctcgaaaaactactcacttctaaatcttttgtagtcatttttgtattactttagtataaataaatgttaatttggattcatatgttgtttttttctgactttatgtgaacgaaaagacacaaattcgcccgttttctcaatggaaataggtaaatttcaaaatatcactgtcctggtcacaaaagcaaagtttgtggggaataatagccattttctatacttttgaggcataagcaattaggaaataacacttactacccaggaacaaaaattgtgttacatagtgtatttatTCTGCTTCACATACTTttctgagaaagaaagaaagaaagaaagaaagaaagaaagaaagaaagaaaggtagtTGGCCCAGTATTTTTTAAACCCCTTATTTAAACCCCAGagatatgtttttattatataagTACCCCtgttcagcagtgtctttggAATTGAATAAAAGTGGTCTACATATAATACAAAATCAGTGCATGTTACTAGAAAGACAAAAAGTAGTATCAATATTcaaaaaatgtcatttatttgaacttaaaaggttgaacaaaaaacatgaatatccTCAAACAATAATTTGACACTCAATATCAAAATAATTGTACAGAACATTTTACAATTTATACAATAAATGTTTAGTCATAGATCAaagatacagtaaatattttCAGACACGGATTTACAACATGCTCAGCATTTGGGATTCAGACTTGTGAAATGATTCATTTCCAGTCAGTTaagacttgtattattattttttaaataacacaatattTGTACATATCTACATTggtttatgttttgttattttaaacacagaaaaacaatttcaatatttataaatatttctcATTTATAGGGTCTGTCCAGATATTTACATTAGGAACTTTACACTTTATTCAGAGAGGAGGAGAAAGCGTAACAAGCAGTTTCTAAGAATCTTGGAGGGCGTTTGGTCTTTGTTCTGGGGTCTTCAAAAAAGGTGGCTTTTGAAAATCTTTGAGGTTGTTCTTCTCTTGTTGACGTTAAAGTCTACTGCTGGGGCCTAAAACATAAAGTATGTCAGTGAGTAATACAAATCAAAGTGACATCGCTCtatctttaattattatttacctggtgaaaaacagtaaaaccattcaaggaaatgaatgcaatacaaaaaacatttatCTACATTTTCTGACAGTTGCTtaactttgaataaaaaatatttagattGTTCTATTTGAATATatactgttttatataaaatacatacattttctttgcGTTCTTAATGAAATTCTGTGAAAACTTGGATTTGGGATTCAGGCATCTCAGCTCTCCACTGTTCTTCAGTGTAAcactgtggagaaaaaaaaagtttacacgTCATTTTCAAAATAACCTAATAATTGATTTCTAAAAAACATGATCTCAATGACCTTTgtacattcagaaaaaaaaacagacagattgGGATACTTACATAATCTCCAAGTTGCCACACGTCATTGATGCAGGAATCACATCTAACTTCTCAATGAGTCTTGGTTGAATAAAGTTGACACCATCTCCAAGGCAATGACAGCGACCCTTGCCAGGCATTGGTGAGCCTATAAAGTTAAATGGATGTAAATTTGATGATAGCTACTGTAATTATGGAAACAGTGCTTAACTTGCAGAAGCAAAAGTAACTGTGTACATTTATATAGCAGTTACTGTTGAatttctacaaaataaaaatatggtcaaaatatgtacaaaaatgaatacatttaatgttTCTTTGTTATAGAATTAGGCTCGATTTGATTATTAATGAGATTATtgcatgaataaaaacaaaacgctTCTGAAGCAGAATTCCTTTGCTGTGTATTGAGTTCTGACGCTTACCTTCAATAGCTGCACAGAACAAGACAGCAAGACACAGGATGGCTGTTGAGTTCATTGTTTTAGTCTTGTAATGTTTCTGTTGGTTCTTCAGGAGGAGTTTGTTCTCTTGATAGTTCAAGTGAAGTGCTGATGAAAAGGTGCACGAATCTGCAGTATTTATACCATTTCCACAGCCTAACAATCCACTGACATCCTGTCAACAAGCCAAGAAAAAAGGGAATTTCCCTTTGTGATTACATTGTTAACAAAAGGAGCTTCTCTTTCCACAAAACATGGCTGGTTTCTGGGAAATAAATGACTGAAGTAAAAGTGCATTGTCTGGAGAAATAGAAAGTCTTTGATGTAatcattttttgtaataaataacgCAAGTTTATTTTCATATGATTTGACCAGTGTCTTGCATAATGCTAGGTAATGATACCATAACATGTACCTGTGCAATATTACTACaattaaaattattgtttttcatAAATACTTTTTAATACCTGGATTTTGCatgccattaaaaaaaagctaacaaaaaaaaacattattattattttttaatttattatttaagttacataattttcttattttatacaTTTGTCGGTGTGGATATATTGAACATTGTAATATATCACTTTGTTTTATAATAGGGCTTACGGTTCCTCAGTTCAATAAAATTACAGAATATTTTTGCATGTCTAATTAGTGTTAGAGAATATACATTTGAATCAggcaaattgtttttaaaatagcagTGCACAATTTTTGCATTGTTTAATGGCATATATTTACCCTCTAATAAGACACTgcataaattaaaacaaagtgtATACACTGGTAGTCATACTAGCATGACATTTCCCTTATTCttaacatttttgtgaaaatattcaattacttattgattgatttttttttaatttatcttgAGTTACAAATACAATGCATTCACTGGCACTGAAATCAATTTTAGCTTCTTATTTTACAACCATTTTTATGGTAAAAGTAATTATGAATGAATAAGAAATGTAAGGTAACGCAATAGTCATTGCACACTGGCAGCTGGAATCTCCCTGCTTCATCACAAAATGTGCCGAACTGGTACTGGGACCTCTTATAGACACAGCTGTAAAAGCATGGGATTTCCAAGAAGAGCAACTGTCCTGTTTAATTTGCTGGTCTCCTCTGAGCCCAGCTGTATATTCCAGCCCAGATATTGTAATATACATTTCAAGCATTTACTGACTGAGTCACACAACAAATTACATGCAGtagtattttatacagtcttttatCCTTCAGTCAATAGTTCATAACTAATTTCTTAGCTTTTAAAAAAGCTGTaatgcaaatattttatttatttctgttcctAACACAATGGGATTGCTTGTTTTCCATGCAatttatgcaaaaaaaataaatcagttggTAACTAAATTctaaagaaacaaacaactttgGAAAATGAGAGTACAATGCACAGTAGTTGAGTTATTTCTTACCAGTCTTGAAACATTATTAagagatgtatttttatttgcactgTTTTAGTAACACTAGTCTGATATACTGCTTGCACAAAAGCAGCCTTCTCTAAATTCAAATGTgaataatgaaaaatatatatgcacTAGGAAGAAGTACATTTAAATGCATATCTACGGAGGCTGCGCTTAGTGTTTCCAATTGAAATTGAAACTGAGCTGTGAACAGGAATAACCTGTACATTAGCTCTAAAAGTATTAGTGGAGGTGGTGAAGAAGGTGGAACATGAATTTCATTCATAAAACAATAATACCAACCGGTCCCTAACCTCTGGTGATTCCCATTGTGGAGGGTGTTGTTATTGTATGTCAATATATTTCTGCTTTCCTTGTATTTGTTATGTATTTTAGGTTTCATATTCTTCTGAAGAGATATAGTATTAATGACATTACCGGCATGTTAGCAGGGATTTCAGACCGGTGAACACAGTGTCTACCCTGTTGCATTCTGTATGAATTAAATAATCAGAACGTTTATCTAAACCGCTTGGCTGGAAatgaacaggtgatttatttcaAGATTCTTAACAGCCTCTTTCATGTTAGTGCTGGGAGGCATGGTGTAATTGTAATAACTGAAATAATTGTATCATGTTCTTTAGATTGTATTGTCCCTAAGCCAAGTATTAAAGCTACAATGCAATCTTAAGGCATTTGTAGAAACCATGTGATTTCCAGGAAGTACATCTGTTctgtttcactttgttttttatttgttgcaCAGTTGAGTCATCATTTTATAACCATAGTGACCACCTGCAGTTTAATGAATG from Acipenser ruthenus chromosome 2, fAciRut3.2 maternal haplotype, whole genome shotgun sequence includes the following:
- the LOC117403926 gene encoding C-X-C motif chemokine 10-like, whose product is MNSTATLVFISFVLCVAVEGTSLYGKGRCFCLRDGDDFVRRRNIEKLEVIPKSPMCQRLEIIVTLKGTAEQRCLNPQSKFVQNLINTLRKRSSK
- the LOC117403923 gene encoding C-X-C motif chemokine 11-1-like, whose product is MNSTAILCLAVLFCAAIEGSPMPGKGRCHCLGDGVNFIQPRLIEKLDVIPASMTCGNLEIIVTLKNSGELRCLNPKSKFSQNFIKNAKKMPQQ